In Aeromicrobium marinum DSM 15272, one genomic interval encodes:
- a CDS encoding MerR family transcriptional regulator, whose amino-acid sequence MQIGEVAERTGLSLRTIRFYEEAGLVLPVARTDGGFRLYTDVSVERLELIKRVKPLGYSVEEIAEFLDLLDAAAVGAGREELDRLATIHDDLKDRISALLAKVERAKVLADEVGEVLRSAGQ is encoded by the coding sequence ATGCAGATCGGCGAGGTCGCCGAGCGCACCGGGCTCAGCCTCCGCACCATCCGGTTCTACGAGGAGGCCGGCCTGGTGCTGCCGGTGGCACGGACCGACGGCGGGTTCCGCCTGTACACCGACGTCTCGGTCGAGCGGCTCGAGCTGATCAAGCGGGTCAAGCCCCTCGGCTACTCCGTCGAGGAGATCGCCGAGTTCCTGGACCTCCTCGACGCCGCGGCCGTCGGCGCGGGCCGCGAGGAGCTGGACCGTCTGGCGACGATCCACGACGACCTGAAGGACCGGATCTCCGCCCTGCTCGCCAAGGTCGAGCGGGCCAAGGTCCTGGCCGACGAGGTCGGGGAGGTCCTGCGCTCCGCCGGTCAGTGA